From the genome of Haemophilus parainfluenzae, one region includes:
- the dnaE gene encoding DNA polymerase III subunit alpha: protein MSTQPRFVHLRTHTDFSMIDGIVKVKPLVKACAANNMVALALTDFTNFCGVVRFYGETLSSGIKPIIGADVHVKSELCGEELFTLTLLAKNNEGYKNITLLLSKAYQRGYVDLPYIDQEWLIEHREGVIVLSGGTQGDIAKKLLKENSSEAESAVSFYQEFFPDHFYLSLSRTGRPDEERYIQAALKLAEAHDLPLVATNDVVFLEPDDFEAHEIRVAIHDGYTLDDPKRPKRYTEQQYFRSEEEMCDLFADIPSALENTVLIAQRCNVTLRLGQYFLPQFPTGELSTEDYLVMKSKEGLEERLAFLFPDEKVRAERRPEYDERLQVELDVINQMGFPGYFLIVMEFIQWSKDNDIPVGPGRGSGAGSLVAYALKITDLDPLEFDLLFERFLNPERVSMPDFDVDFCMDGRDRVIDHVAETYGRGAVSQIITFGTMAAKAVIRDVGRVLGYPYGFVDRISKMIPPDPGMTLAKAFEAEPQLQVAYDSDEEVKALIDMARKLEGVTRNAGKHAGGVVISPSLITDFAPLYCDNEGLHPVTHFDKNDVEYAGLVKFDFLGLRTLTIIKWALDMINARLTREGKPLVDIAAIPLDDPESFELLKRSETTAVFQLESRGMKDLIKRLQPDCFEDIIALVALFRPGPLQSGMVDNFIDRKHGREEVSYPDANYQHESLKPILEPTYGIILYQEQVMQIAQVLAGYTLGGADLLRRAMGKKKPEEMAKQRSVFKEGAEKNGVDGELSMKIFDLVEKFAGYGFNKSHSAAYALVSYQTLWLKTHFPAEFMASVMTSEMDNTDKIVGLYDECLRMGLKVTPPDINVGKHHFSVNENGEIVYGIGAIKGVGEGPIDALITARNEGGIFRDLFDLCARVDLKKINRRTFESLIMSGAFDKLGPHRAALSKNLEDALKASDQHAKDEAMGQTDMFGVLTETHEEVENAYAHTPPYTEKQILDGERETLGLYLSSHPVSRYLKELSHYSSTRLKDLTPNRRGQISTAAGLLVSTRFATTKKGNRIGIATIDDRSGRLDLTLFGESLDQFGEKLQKDTVVVVSGQVSFDDFSGGLKMSVRDLMTLDEARSRYAKSLAISLSEEQISPSFIKKLKEMLEPVSGGTLPINVYYQSAKGRALLRLGIQWSITPTDEILTELVNLLGENAVELEFG from the coding sequence ATGTCAACTCAACCGCGTTTTGTACACCTTCGTACACACACCGATTTTTCAATGATTGATGGTATCGTAAAAGTGAAACCATTGGTCAAAGCGTGTGCAGCAAATAATATGGTCGCATTGGCATTAACCGATTTTACTAATTTTTGTGGCGTGGTGCGTTTTTATGGTGAAACCCTTTCTTCGGGGATTAAACCGATTATTGGTGCCGATGTTCATGTTAAAAGCGAGTTATGCGGTGAGGAATTATTTACGCTTACTTTACTTGCTAAGAACAATGAAGGCTATAAAAACATCACCTTATTGCTTTCAAAAGCCTATCAACGCGGCTATGTGGACTTGCCTTATATCGACCAGGAATGGTTGATTGAACACCGTGAGGGTGTAATTGTTTTATCGGGTGGCACACAAGGCGATATTGCAAAAAAACTCCTTAAAGAAAATAGCTCTGAGGCGGAAAGTGCGGTCAGTTTTTATCAAGAATTTTTTCCTGACCATTTCTACCTTTCTCTTTCCCGAACGGGTCGTCCTGATGAAGAACGTTATATTCAAGCTGCATTAAAACTTGCTGAAGCACATGATTTACCGCTTGTGGCGACCAATGATGTGGTTTTTCTTGAGCCTGATGATTTTGAGGCGCACGAAATTCGTGTCGCTATTCATGATGGCTATACCCTTGACGATCCGAAACGTCCAAAACGTTATACCGAGCAACAATATTTCCGCTCAGAAGAAGAGATGTGCGACTTATTTGCGGACATTCCTTCTGCACTTGAAAATACGGTATTAATAGCGCAACGCTGTAATGTGACTTTGCGTTTGGGGCAATATTTCCTCCCTCAATTTCCAACTGGCGAGCTGAGCACGGAAGATTATTTGGTGATGAAATCCAAAGAAGGCTTGGAAGAGCGTTTGGCATTTTTATTCCCCGATGAAAAAGTACGGGCAGAAAGACGACCGGAATATGATGAGCGTCTTCAAGTCGAACTCGATGTGATCAACCAAATGGGCTTTCCAGGTTACTTCTTAATCGTCATGGAGTTTATTCAGTGGTCAAAGGACAATGATATTCCGGTAGGGCCTGGGCGTGGTTCTGGTGCGGGTTCATTGGTCGCTTATGCACTAAAAATTACTGATTTGGACCCCCTTGAATTCGATCTTCTTTTTGAGCGTTTCCTCAATCCAGAGCGTGTTTCCATGCCCGATTTCGACGTGGATTTCTGTATGGATGGACGGGATCGTGTTATCGATCATGTGGCAGAAACCTATGGTCGTGGTGCGGTATCACAAATTATTACCTTCGGTACCATGGCAGCCAAAGCGGTAATTCGAGATGTGGGGCGTGTATTAGGCTATCCTTATGGCTTTGTGGATCGTATTTCGAAAATGATTCCACCTGACCCAGGCATGACTTTAGCCAAGGCTTTTGAGGCTGAACCACAGTTACAAGTGGCATATGATTCAGATGAAGAAGTCAAGGCCCTAATTGATATGGCGCGTAAGCTAGAGGGTGTCACGAGAAATGCGGGTAAACACGCAGGTGGTGTGGTGATTTCGCCTTCTTTGATTACAGACTTTGCACCACTTTATTGCGACAACGAGGGACTTCATCCTGTTACCCACTTCGATAAAAATGATGTGGAATATGCCGGTTTAGTGAAGTTTGACTTCTTAGGTTTGCGTACACTCACCATTATCAAATGGGCACTAGATATGATTAATGCCCGCCTTACTCGTGAAGGCAAACCGTTAGTCGATATTGCCGCTATTCCATTAGATGATCCTGAATCTTTTGAGTTGCTGAAGCGATCTGAAACGACTGCCGTATTCCAGTTGGAGTCGCGCGGGATGAAAGATTTGATTAAACGCCTGCAGCCAGACTGTTTTGAAGATATTATCGCGTTGGTGGCACTATTCCGACCAGGTCCATTACAATCGGGCATGGTGGATAACTTTATTGACCGTAAACATGGTCGTGAAGAAGTGTCTTATCCTGACGCAAACTATCAACATGAAAGCCTTAAACCGATTTTAGAGCCAACTTACGGTATTATTTTGTATCAAGAGCAAGTCATGCAAATTGCTCAGGTGTTAGCAGGTTATACTCTTGGTGGTGCGGACTTATTACGTCGTGCGATGGGTAAGAAAAAACCGGAAGAAATGGCGAAACAGCGCTCTGTGTTTAAAGAAGGTGCTGAGAAAAATGGTGTTGATGGCGAGCTTTCCATGAAGATTTTCGACTTAGTGGAAAAATTTGCCGGCTATGGTTTCAATAAATCGCACTCTGCTGCTTACGCATTGGTATCTTACCAAACCCTTTGGCTGAAAACCCATTTCCCTGCTGAGTTTATGGCCTCGGTAATGACCTCGGAAATGGATAATACGGATAAAATTGTTGGCTTGTACGATGAATGTTTACGTATGGGCTTAAAAGTTACCCCACCGGATATCAATGTAGGGAAACATCATTTTAGTGTGAATGAAAATGGTGAGATTGTTTACGGTATCGGCGCCATTAAAGGTGTGGGGGAAGGTCCGATTGATGCATTGATTACCGCTCGTAATGAAGGTGGCATTTTCAGAGATTTATTTGATTTATGTGCTCGCGTTGATTTGAAGAAAATTAATCGTCGTACCTTTGAAAGTCTGATTATGTCGGGTGCGTTTGATAAGTTAGGGCCACATCGTGCGGCGTTATCTAAGAATCTAGAAGATGCACTCAAGGCCTCTGATCAGCATGCAAAAGATGAGGCCATGGGGCAAACCGATATGTTCGGTGTGCTAACAGAAACACACGAAGAAGTGGAAAATGCTTACGCTCATACGCCACCTTACACAGAAAAACAAATTTTAGATGGTGAACGTGAAACCCTTGGTTTGTATTTAAGCAGCCATCCGGTAAGTCGTTATTTAAAAGAGCTTTCTCATTACAGTTCTACTCGATTAAAAGATCTTACTCCGAATCGCCGTGGGCAAATTAGCACAGCAGCTGGTTTGTTAGTCTCAACTCGTTTTGCAACAACGAAAAAAGGCAATCGGATTGGTATCGCAACCATTGATGACCGTTCTGGACGTTTGGATTTAACCCTATTTGGAGAAAGTTTAGACCAATTTGGTGAAAAACTGCAAAAAGATACGGTTGTGGTGGTATCTGGCCAGGTAAGTTTTGACGATTTTTCAGGCGGATTAAAAATGTCTGTACGGGATTTGATGACTTTAGATGAGGCGCGTTCCCGTTATGCGAAATCTTTGGCCATTAGCTTGTCCGAGGAGCAGATTAGCCCAAGTTTTATTAAGAAACTGAAAGAAATGTTAGAACCTGTTAGTGGCGGCACTTTACCAATTAACGTATATTATCAAAGTGCAAAAGGCCGTGCGTTATTGCGTTTAGGGATTCAATGGTCGATTACACCAACGGATGAGATTCTAACAGAATTGGTGAATTTGCTCGGTGAAAATGCGGTAGAGCTAGAATTCGGTTAA
- the pyrR gene encoding bifunctional pyr operon transcriptional regulator/uracil phosphoribosyltransferase PyrR, whose translation MEKIIIDADRFLRTISRISHEIIEKHQDFNNVILVGVKRRGAEIAELIQRRIEELNGVSLPMMELDITFYRDDLEYVEPENPTPVYSGASSYMNIQGKEVILIDDVLFTGRTIRAAMDALTDFGRAAKIELVILVDRGHRELPIRADYVGKNVPTSRDEQVQVRTLKYDGCYEVALLPK comes from the coding sequence ATGGAAAAAATCATTATTGATGCAGACAGATTTTTACGCACCATTTCACGTATTTCCCATGAAATTATTGAAAAGCACCAAGATTTCAATAATGTGATTTTAGTTGGGGTAAAACGTCGTGGAGCAGAAATTGCAGAATTGATTCAACGTCGCATTGAAGAATTGAATGGTGTAAGTCTTCCAATGATGGAATTGGATATCACGTTTTACCGTGATGACTTAGAGTATGTTGAACCTGAAAATCCAACTCCTGTGTATAGTGGTGCCTCCAGTTATATGAATATTCAGGGTAAAGAAGTCATTTTAATCGATGATGTACTATTCACTGGAAGAACCATTCGTGCTGCAATGGATGCGTTAACGGATTTTGGTCGAGCAGCTAAAATTGAATTGGTGATTTTAGTGGATCGCGGACATCGTGAATTGCCGATTCGGGCAGACTATGTAGGTAAAAATGTGCCGACTTCCCGTGATGAACAAGTTCAGGTGCGTACATTAAAATATGATGGTTGTTATGAAGTGGCATTATTGCCTAAATAA
- a CDS encoding peptidylprolyl isomerase, which yields MKKSMLKSLLFAMIGLFTFSQVQAEERVVATVNGTPILQSQVNAVMGKKGSQRAALDKIIDDMLTEKAIKESGVKVNQAEVNRIVEDIAAKNGLTYGQFLDALDYQGISLNAFKQQISRQMLMAGVRNHAIQNSVDVTREQVDALGKQMLDEAKAKGTAQKVMGKEYEVRHILLKLNPLLNDAQAKAELERIRSEIISGKMTFADAALKYSKDYLSGANGGSLGYAFPEAYVGPFAKMVETTPQGTISAPFKSEFGWHILEVTGSRDGDKTEDAYRQKAYEQIVNSQLQDATKDWVKALRKNADIQYFDK from the coding sequence ATGAAAAAATCAATGTTAAAATCTCTTTTATTTGCCATGATCGGTCTGTTTACTTTTTCTCAAGTACAAGCAGAAGAACGCGTTGTGGCGACCGTAAATGGTACACCAATTTTACAAAGCCAAGTGAATGCTGTGATGGGTAAAAAAGGTAGCCAACGTGCAGCATTAGATAAGATTATTGATGATATGCTGACAGAGAAAGCGATCAAAGAATCAGGTGTAAAAGTAAACCAAGCGGAAGTAAACCGTATCGTAGAAGATATTGCAGCGAAAAACGGTTTAACTTATGGTCAATTCTTAGATGCGCTCGATTATCAAGGCATTTCCTTAAATGCATTTAAGCAACAAATTTCTCGCCAAATGTTAATGGCGGGTGTGCGTAACCATGCTATTCAAAATAGCGTAGATGTGACTCGCGAGCAAGTGGATGCATTGGGTAAACAAATGCTTGATGAAGCAAAAGCAAAAGGCACGGCGCAAAAAGTGATGGGCAAAGAGTATGAAGTTCGTCATATTTTATTAAAATTAAACCCATTGCTGAATGATGCGCAAGCAAAAGCAGAATTAGAGCGTATTCGTAGTGAGATTATTTCTGGCAAAATGACATTTGCTGATGCCGCATTAAAATATTCTAAAGATTATTTATCAGGCGCGAATGGCGGTAGCTTAGGTTATGCCTTCCCAGAAGCTTATGTGGGCCCATTTGCAAAAATGGTTGAAACAACCCCACAAGGTACCATTTCTGCACCGTTTAAATCTGAATTTGGTTGGCATATTCTCGAAGTAACTGGCAGTCGTGATGGCGATAAAACAGAAGATGCCTATCGTCAAAAAGCTTATGAACAAATTGTTAATAGCCAATTACAAGATGCAACCAAAGACTGGGTGAAAGCATTACGTAAAAATGCTGATATTCAATATTTCGATAAATAA
- the mltG gene encoding endolytic transglycosylase MltG, with translation MKKFFVFLLILLLILSGVGFLGYQKLTEFVHTPVNVTQDQLLTIERGTTGSKLAALLEQEKILEHADLLPWLLKLQPQLNKVKAGTYSLTGVKTLQDLLDIINSGKEAQFSVKFIEGKTFKESRKKLENAPHLKQTLQGKSDKEIMALLDIPAVAKAVYEWNNMDGWLYPDTYNYTPNSTDLELLKRSTTRLQKALDKAWGERDENLPLADPYQMLILASIVEKETGIAAERPQVASVFINRLKANMKLQTDPTVIYGMGESYTGNIRKKDLETITPYNTYMIEGLPPTPIAMVSESALQAVAHPAKTDFYYFVADGSGGHKFTRNLNEHNKAVQEYLRWYRSQQKGAN, from the coding sequence ATGAAAAAATTTTTTGTCTTTTTACTGATTCTTCTGCTTATTCTTAGCGGTGTTGGTTTTTTGGGTTATCAAAAACTAACGGAGTTTGTTCATACGCCGGTGAATGTCACGCAAGATCAATTGCTGACAATTGAGCGAGGAACCACAGGCAGTAAACTTGCCGCTTTATTAGAGCAAGAAAAAATTCTTGAACATGCCGATTTATTACCTTGGTTATTGAAATTACAACCTCAGCTAAACAAGGTGAAAGCGGGGACTTATTCTTTAACGGGTGTGAAAACGTTACAAGATTTATTAGATATTATTAATTCCGGCAAGGAAGCGCAATTTAGTGTGAAGTTTATTGAAGGTAAAACGTTCAAAGAATCGCGTAAAAAACTTGAAAATGCACCGCACTTAAAACAAACCTTGCAAGGTAAAAGTGATAAAGAAATTATGGCGTTATTGGATATTCCAGCCGTTGCAAAAGCCGTTTACGAATGGAATAACATGGATGGCTGGTTGTATCCAGATACCTATAATTACACCCCAAATTCGACTGATCTTGAATTATTAAAACGTTCAACTACTCGTCTACAAAAAGCCTTGGATAAAGCATGGGGTGAACGCGATGAAAATCTCCCATTAGCGGATCCTTATCAAATGTTGATTTTGGCTTCTATTGTGGAGAAAGAAACGGGGATTGCGGCGGAGCGCCCACAAGTGGCTTCCGTATTTATTAATCGTTTAAAAGCCAATATGAAACTACAAACTGACCCAACCGTGATTTATGGAATGGGTGAGAGTTATACCGGAAATATTCGTAAGAAAGATTTAGAAACGATAACCCCGTACAATACCTATATGATTGAGGGGCTACCACCAACACCGATTGCAATGGTGAGTGAAAGTGCTTTACAGGCTGTGGCTCATCCAGCTAAAACGGACTTTTATTATTTTGTTGCCGATGGAAGTGGCGGCCATAAATTTACTCGTAATCTGAACGAGCATAATAAAGCAGTGCAAGAATATTTACGTTGGTATCGTAGCCAACAAAAAGGAGCCAACTAA
- the tmk gene encoding dTMP kinase: protein MQGKFIVIEGLEGAGKSTAVQTVVDTLKSLGVSDIVFTREPGGTPLAEKLRHLIKHETEEPVTDKAELLMLYAARIQLVENVIKPALAEGKIVLGDRHDMSSQAYQGGGRQFDQTLMANLKNMVLGNFEPDFVLYLDIDPAEGLARARGRGELDRIEQQGLDFFHRTRQRYLELVQNNPKAAIINAGRPLEQVQADIQSAVKNWWVSQ, encoded by the coding sequence ATGCAAGGCAAATTTATCGTGATTGAAGGGCTGGAAGGTGCGGGTAAAAGTACTGCCGTGCAAACGGTGGTGGACACATTAAAATCCCTCGGTGTAAGCGATATCGTATTTACTCGTGAGCCAGGTGGTACCCCGTTAGCTGAGAAATTGCGCCATTTAATCAAACATGAAACGGAAGAACCTGTTACCGATAAAGCGGAATTGTTGATGCTTTATGCGGCACGAATTCAATTGGTAGAAAATGTGATTAAGCCAGCATTGGCAGAAGGTAAAATTGTGCTTGGCGATCGACATGATATGTCTTCACAGGCTTATCAAGGCGGTGGGCGTCAGTTTGACCAAACACTTATGGCGAATTTAAAAAATATGGTATTAGGCAATTTTGAGCCTGATTTTGTACTGTATTTAGACATTGATCCTGCAGAGGGGCTTGCTCGTGCTAGAGGTCGTGGTGAATTAGATCGCATTGAACAGCAAGGGCTCGATTTCTTCCATCGTACCCGACAGCGTTATTTGGAATTGGTGCAGAACAACCCGAAAGCTGCCATTATTAATGCGGGTCGGCCTTTAGAACAAGTACAAGCAGACATTCAAAGTGCGGTCAAAAATTGGTGGGTTTCACAATAA
- a CDS encoding DNA polymerase III subunit delta': MSELYPWLVPTYHKISQTFSEGLGHHALLIKADQGLGAEGLFEALTKRIMCQTPDNVPCGHCHACHLMAAHSHPDFHVLASQEGKDIGVDQVRAINEVVSQHAQQNGNKLVYIQDAERLTEAAANALLKTLEEPRPNTYFLLQTEPSSSLLATIYSRCQVWNVPLPTEAEALTWLSSQFQAETSELLTALAMNLGRPLLALETLQQGLIEQRKNFLRQFWLFYRRRSPLEILPFFEKERTVQQVDWILAFLSDAIKYKLEIQSGWQTLDLKTGVTQFADEQTALGLLTANKIMQKVRSDLLTINGINTELMLLDGLTKLITDVFKD; the protein is encoded by the coding sequence ATGAGTGAACTTTATCCTTGGTTAGTGCCTACTTATCACAAAATTAGCCAAACTTTTAGCGAAGGTTTGGGGCATCATGCATTATTGATTAAAGCTGATCAAGGTCTCGGTGCTGAAGGTTTGTTTGAGGCTTTAACAAAACGCATTATGTGTCAAACGCCAGATAATGTACCTTGTGGCCATTGTCATGCTTGCCATTTAATGGCAGCGCACAGTCACCCTGATTTTCATGTTTTAGCCTCTCAAGAAGGCAAAGATATTGGTGTTGATCAGGTAAGGGCAATTAATGAGGTTGTCAGCCAACACGCGCAACAAAACGGCAATAAATTAGTATATATTCAAGATGCAGAACGTCTTACGGAAGCGGCAGCTAATGCATTGCTCAAAACCTTGGAAGAGCCACGTCCGAACACGTATTTCTTATTGCAAACAGAACCTTCCTCTTCGTTGTTAGCGACTATTTACAGCCGTTGCCAAGTGTGGAATGTGCCTTTGCCAACGGAAGCAGAAGCCTTAACTTGGCTTTCTTCTCAATTTCAGGCAGAAACATCCGAATTATTGACCGCACTTGCGATGAATTTGGGTCGTCCACTGTTAGCATTGGAAACACTTCAACAAGGATTAATTGAACAACGGAAGAATTTCCTACGTCAATTTTGGCTGTTTTATCGTCGTCGTTCGCCTTTGGAAATTTTGCCTTTCTTTGAAAAAGAACGCACCGTACAGCAAGTAGATTGGATCTTAGCGTTTTTAAGCGATGCCATTAAATACAAACTCGAAATACAAAGTGGCTGGCAAACACTTGATCTTAAAACAGGTGTAACTCAATTTGCAGACGAGCAAACAGCGCTTGGGTTATTAACCGCAAATAAAATTATGCAAAAAGTACGCTCGGATTTACTCACTATCAACGGCATTAACACAGAATTAATGTTATTAGATGGTTTGACAAAGTTAATTACCGACGTATTTAAGGACTAA
- a CDS encoding YchF/TatD family DNA exonuclease: MFIVDSHCHLDALDYENLHKDIADVVAKANARDVKHLLAIGVTLSRFEKAYPELAKFPNVSLACGVHPLDLEEEPYDAERLLCLSQDKKVIAIGEIGLDYYYSADNKALQQTVFADQIRIANEVDKPVIIHTRSAPEDTIAMLSEHHAEKCGGLIHCFTETLDFAKKALDLGFYISCSGIITFKNAESIREAIRYVPADRLLVETDSPYLAPVPYRGKENQPAYTREVCEYVAALKGLSMEEFAQISTQNFERLFKINVQ; encoded by the coding sequence ATGTTTATCGTAGATTCCCATTGCCATTTAGATGCATTGGATTATGAAAATTTACACAAAGATATTGCTGATGTAGTGGCTAAAGCCAATGCACGAGATGTGAAGCATTTATTGGCGATTGGCGTAACATTAAGCCGTTTTGAAAAAGCTTACCCTGAGTTAGCAAAATTTCCGAATGTGTCTTTAGCTTGCGGCGTGCATCCATTAGATCTTGAAGAAGAACCTTACGATGCCGAGCGTTTATTATGTTTATCCCAAGATAAAAAAGTGATCGCAATTGGCGAAATTGGTTTGGATTATTATTACAGTGCAGATAATAAGGCATTGCAGCAAACGGTTTTTGCCGATCAAATCAGAATTGCTAATGAAGTGGATAAACCCGTAATTATTCATACGCGTTCAGCGCCAGAAGATACTATTGCCATGTTGAGTGAGCACCATGCAGAAAAGTGCGGTGGATTAATTCATTGTTTTACGGAAACCTTGGATTTTGCGAAAAAGGCACTTGATTTAGGGTTTTATATTTCTTGTTCGGGTATTATTACCTTTAAAAATGCGGAAAGTATTCGAGAAGCCATTCGTTATGTACCAGCAGATCGTTTGTTAGTTGAAACGGATTCGCCTTACTTAGCACCCGTGCCTTATCGTGGCAAAGAGAACCAGCCTGCCTATACGCGAGAGGTGTGTGAATATGTGGCAGCGTTAAAAGGGCTGTCTATGGAAGAATTTGCACAAATTAGTACACAAAACTTCGAGCGTTTATTTAAAATTAATGTACAATAA
- a CDS encoding DUF1523 family protein: MRKFFKYFLFLVVFVFHGFMFAVVDYVFPHYDVTRVTGVEVKRVDKDGPITKSNPADGPTRDVYFINTQNDDGKIMVYRNEDTRWGFPFYFKFGSANLQAQVQALGNENKLVQIKYYGWRMTMFDEYRNAVAVKEISGDVTPSHPILSWVFYAFLLVTLFLSIQFVRGWFDSEN, translated from the coding sequence ATGCGTAAGTTTTTTAAATACTTTTTATTTTTAGTGGTCTTTGTTTTTCACGGCTTTATGTTTGCTGTGGTGGACTACGTTTTCCCACACTATGATGTAACGCGAGTAACGGGTGTGGAAGTGAAACGTGTGGATAAAGATGGTCCGATTACAAAATCGAATCCGGCTGATGGTCCAACGCGCGATGTGTATTTTATCAATACACAAAATGATGATGGCAAAATCATGGTGTATCGTAATGAAGATACCCGTTGGGGTTTTCCATTCTATTTCAAATTTGGTTCAGCGAACTTACAGGCTCAAGTTCAAGCCTTGGGTAATGAAAACAAATTAGTACAAATCAAGTATTACGGTTGGCGGATGACGATGTTCGATGAATATCGCAATGCCGTTGCGGTGAAAGAAATCAGTGGCGATGTGACACCAAGCCATCCGATTTTATCTTGGGTATTCTATGCTTTCTTATTAGTTACTCTTTTCCTTTCTATCCAATTTGTACGTGGCTGGTTCGACAGCGAAAATTAG
- a CDS encoding hemolysin family protein: MSLSAAIFILIVLIIVSAILSSAEISLAGARRIKLQTLANEGNIKAEKVLKLQEQPGRFITVVQIGLNMVAVLGGVIGEATISLHLQSFLHEYTTAEWVEPASSWIAFFMVTITFVLLADLIPKRLALINPEGVALRTIGIMQAFIFFLKPIVWFFDGLSNIFFRLMGVPTKREDNMTPEDIVAIVEAGAEAGVLKTQEHYLIENIFEMQERTVSSTMTTRENIVFLDRTFTRQEVLNTLSADSHSKLVICDNGLDKILGYVESHTLLTLYLQQEVVDLTDSRLLRKALFIPDTLSLYEVLELFKSTGEDFAIIVNEYALVMGLITLNDVMSIVMGELVSNEEEQIVSRDENSWLIDGATPLEDVMRALDIESFPDEENYETISGFMMYMLRKIPKKTDFVLYDKYKFEVIDTENFKIDQILVSIVKDSGVSKESA; the protein is encoded by the coding sequence ATGAGTTTATCTGCAGCGATTTTTATTTTAATCGTATTAATTATTGTCAGTGCAATCTTGTCATCAGCTGAGATTTCTCTCGCGGGTGCAAGACGCATTAAACTACAAACGTTGGCCAATGAAGGCAATATCAAAGCGGAGAAAGTTTTAAAATTACAGGAACAGCCAGGGCGTTTCATTACTGTAGTACAAATTGGACTTAATATGGTTGCCGTACTTGGTGGTGTGATTGGTGAAGCAACCATTAGTCTTCACTTACAGAGTTTTTTACATGAATACACCACGGCTGAATGGGTTGAGCCAGCCTCCTCTTGGATTGCCTTTTTCATGGTAACCATAACATTTGTTTTATTAGCCGATTTAATTCCGAAACGTCTTGCATTGATTAATCCTGAAGGTGTTGCGTTACGGACTATTGGCATTATGCAAGCCTTTATTTTCTTCTTAAAACCTATTGTATGGTTTTTTGATGGTCTTTCTAATATCTTCTTCCGTTTAATGGGTGTACCTACTAAACGTGAAGATAACATGACGCCAGAAGACATTGTGGCGATCGTAGAAGCGGGAGCCGAAGCGGGGGTGTTAAAAACACAAGAGCATTATTTGATTGAAAATATCTTTGAAATGCAAGAACGCACCGTGTCTTCAACCATGACGACTCGTGAAAATATCGTATTTTTAGACCGCACTTTCACCCGTCAGGAAGTGTTGAATACCTTATCGGCAGACTCTCATTCTAAATTAGTGATCTGTGATAATGGTTTGGATAAGATTTTAGGTTATGTGGAATCACATACCTTATTAACACTCTATCTTCAACAAGAAGTGGTAGATTTAACGGATAGCCGTTTATTGCGTAAAGCGTTATTTATTCCTGATACGTTGTCGTTATACGAAGTATTGGAATTGTTTAAATCCACGGGTGAAGATTTTGCCATTATCGTCAATGAATATGCACTTGTAATGGGCTTAATTACTTTGAACGATGTGATGAGTATTGTGATGGGTGAATTGGTTTCTAACGAAGAAGAACAAATAGTTAGCCGTGATGAAAACTCTTGGTTGATTGATGGGGCAACGCCACTTGAAGATGTGATGCGTGCTTTAGATATTGAATCTTTCCCAGATGAAGAAAACTATGAAACCATCAGTGGTTTTATGATGTATATGCTACGCAAAATCCCGAAAAAAACCGATTTTGTGTTATACGATAAATATAAATTTGAAGTCATTGATACCGAAAACTTCAAAATTGATCAAATTTTAGTTTCTATTGTCAAAGACAGCGGAGTGAGCAAAGAATCAGCGTAG